GGCTCGGAGCCGGTCTCTTCCACCAGTCCTCGCTGTACCAGGGTACGCATCACGCCGTCACAGTTCACACCGCGTACGGCGGAGACCCGGCTGCGCGACACCGGCTGGCGGTAGGCGACCACCGCGAGCGTCTCCAGCGCGGCCTGGGTGAGGCGGGCCTGTTGGCCGTCCAGCACGTAGCGGTCGACGGCGGGCGCGCAGTCGGCCCGGGTGTAGAAACGCCAGCCGCCGGCGACGTTCCGCAGGTCGAAGCCGCGGCCCTGGGCGGTGTACTCGGCGGCGAGTTCCCGCAGCGCGGCGGCGACCTCGGCCCGCGGCCGTTCCAGGACGGCTGCGAGGTGCGTCTCGGTGGCGGGCTCGTCGACGACCATGAGGATCGCCTCCAGGGCGGCGCGCAGCGGCACGCCGGTGCCGGTGGCCTCCTCGGGCAGCTCCGGTTCCGGCTCGGGCTCCGGCTCGGGGACGGGCAGCGGGGCGGGGTCGGGCATCGGTTCGGGCTCGGAGGTGTCCGCGGCCGGCTCCGCCGCGGGGCCGGGGATGTACGGCCGCTCCGGGGCGGCCTCCACGGCCGGAGCGGCTCCCGCGCCCGGGGCGGTCCCGGTGCCCGGCGCGGGCGCCGCCTGCGCCCCGGTGGGGGCGGCCTCGGCCCGGGGTGCGGCGCCGTCTGCGGCGTGCTCCGGCTGCTCGGGGCCGTACGCGGGCTCCAGCCACTCGTCGGGGCGGGTCTGGCCGGGGAGGCCGAGGGTGCGCCGGGAGGGGCGCGGCTGCTCACCGTTCACTGCCGTTCTCCGTCCTTGCCGCGACCGTCCGCGCCCTCGCCGGGCGGGCGGTCGAACTCGTCGGTCACCTCGACGCGCAGTCCGGTGTCGGCGACCCAGTGCACCAGCAGCTCGCCCAGCGCGTCCGGCTGCTCGAAGTCGAGCACCTTCTCCCGGTACAGCTCCAGCAGGGCCAGGAAGCGGGCCACCACCACCAGCGTGTTGTCGGCGTCCTCCACCAGCCTGCCGAAGGTCGCGCTGCCGAGCGCGGTGAGCCGGTCGACGACGACCTCGGCCTGCTCGCGGACGCTCACCGGCGGGGTGTGGATGTGGTCGACGTAGACCACCGGTTTCGGCTTCGGCGCCGTCGCCCGGGCGGCCAGCCTGGCCAGCCCCTCCGGGCCGATGGTGATCACCACCTCGGGCAGCAGCAGCGCGTGGTGCGGCTCCAGGCCGACCGAGCGTGGGCGCGTCAGCTGTTCGGCGGCCCAGCGCTCGGCGAACAGGGCGGCCGCCTGCTTGTAGGCGCGGTACTGCAGCAGCCGGGCGAAGAGCAGGTCGCGGGCCTCCAGGAGGGCGAGGTCCTCCTCGTCCTCGATCTCGGCGGCGGGCAGCAGCCGGGCCGCCTTGAGGTCGAGCAGGGTGGCGGCGACCACCAGGAACTCGGTCGCCGCGTCGAGGTCCCAGTCGGGGCCCATCGCCCGGATGTGCGCGGCGAACTCGTCGGTGACCCTGGAGAGCGCCACCTCGGTGACGTCCAGGCGGTGCTTGGCGATCAGGCTGAGCAGGAGGTCGAACGGGCCCTCGAAGTTGTCCAGCCGCACCCGGAAGCCGCCGCGCTCCTCGCCCGGCCCGGCGTGGGCCGGGGCGGCGGGGGCGGCCGGGTCGGGGGGCTCGGGCACGCTCGTCATGACCGGTCCATCTTCACCCGGTCCGGGCGCCGCGCCACCCCCCGGGGCGCCCGACACGCCCGCGCCCGGGTCCGGCCGGCGCCCGGTCGGGCCGGAAGAGGCCCGCTGGGGCCCGCTGGGGCCCTCAGCGGCCGCGCAGCCGCCGCACCAGGATGCTGGCCTCGCCCCGCTGCTCCAGGTCGGCCAGGACGACGGCGATGGCCTCCCGCACGACCCGGCCGCGGTCCACGGCCAGGCCGTGCTCGCCGCGCAGGACGAGCCGGGCGTGCTCCAGGTCCATCAGCTCCTCGGCGGAGACGTAGACCGTGATCTTCTCGTCGTGCCGTTCGCGGCCGGTGGGCCGGCGGGCGGCGCGGCTGCGCGGGCGGGGCCGGCGGGCGGCCTCGGCCTGCTCCTCGACGGCGTGCCGGCGGGCGGCCTCGGCGGGCGGCTGGCCCTGGGCGGCCTCGGTGGCGGCCCCGTCGGCGCCGACGGCTTCACCGGCGGCTGCGGGCTGCTCGGCAGGCCGGGCGGTCTCCGGTCTGGGCGCCTCGGCCGGCCGGCCCAGCGAGGGCGACAGGGCCATCCCCCCGGTGGTCCGGAACAGCTCGTCGGCTCCCGGGAGACTCACTCGGCGGGGCGGCACCGGTCGAGCACCTCCCTGGCGAGCTGGCGGTAGGCGGCGGCGCCGACCGAGTTGGTCGCGTACGTGGTGATCGGCTCGCCGGCCACGGTGGTCTCGGGGAACCTGACGGTACGTCCGATGACGGTGTGGAAGACGTGGTCGCCGAAGGCCTCGACCACCCGGGCGAGCACCTCGCGGCTGTGCACCGTACGGGAGTCGTACATGGTGGCGAGGATGCCGTCGAGGCGCAGGTCCGGGTTGAGCCGCTCGCAGACCTTCTCGATGGTCTCGGTGAGCAGCGCGACGCCGCGCAGGGCGAAGAACTCGCACTCCAGCGGGACGATGACGCTGTGAGCCGCCGTCAGGGCGTTGACGGTGAGCAGGCCGAGCGACGGCTGGCAGTCGATGATGACGTAGTCGTAGTCGGGCAGCAGCGGCTTGAGGGCGCGGGCGAGCGCGGACTCGCGGGCGACCTCGCTGACCAGCTGTACCTCGGCGGCCGACAGGTCGATGTTGGACGGCAGCAGGTCCATGCCGGGGACGGCGGTCTTCAGCAGGACCTCATCGGCCGTCAGGCCCCGCTCCATGAGCAGGTTGTAGACGGTGACGTCGAGTTCCATCGGGTTCACGCCGAGGCCGACGGAGAGGGCGCCCTGCGGGTCGAAGTCGACGAGCAGCACCCGGCGGCCGTACTCGGCCAGCGCGGCACCCAGGTTGATGGTCGACGTGGTCTTGCCGACGCCGCCCTTCTGGTTGCACATGGCGATGATCTGCGCGGGACCGTGCTCGGCCACCGGCGCGGGGATCGGGAAGTACGGCAGCGGACGGCCGGTGGGGCCGACCCGCTCGCGGCGCTGCCGGGCGGCGTCGGGGGCCAGCGTGGCGGCGTACTCCGGGTCCGGCTCGTACTCGGCGTCCGGGTCCTCGTAGGGGCCGTAGCCCAGGTCGGCGTAGGAGAGGCCGTAGGCGCCGAGCTCGGCGTCGTAGTCGACGCCGGTCGTGGCGCTGCTCTGGCGGGCCTCGAAGGTGCGGACCGCGACCGAGCCGATCTCTGCCGTACCCACCGTCGCCGGCCGCGCGTACTCGTCGTTCGGCTGTCCGGCGGCGAGCTCCGCCAGTCCTGGCTGACCACCCCCGGGAGCAAATGTCGACTCATTCACAAGTCGTCTTACCTCCTTGGGCTTCCAGGACTCTATGTCGATACGTCAGCGTGGCAGCATGCCGACGGTTTGCGACTCTAGGCCGTTCCAGGCGTTCGCAGCAACACAATCCACGGTAGTCGGCACGATGTGTCGGCTCCCCGACCGCCCGCTGTCAAGGCTTGCGCCGGCCGAGAACCCTCACGTTTCCGGGTTCGTCGCGTGCCCGGGCGGCGTGACCCGGGGTGACCGGATCCGCAGGGCGGGTGACACGTCGCACATGAATTGACATCGCCCGTCCACCGTTCGGTCACCGCACCGACGGCGTGCGGGCGCGCCGAAGCCCCCGACCTGGGGGCACCAGGTCGGGGGCGTCAGAGGATGGCGGTGCGTCAGGCGAGCACGCTGTCCAGGGAGACGGACTCCAGGTCGAAGGCGTCGGCGACGGCCTTGTAGGTGATCTGGCCCTCGTGCACGTTCAGGCCCTTGGCCAGCGCGGCGTCGCGGCGCAGGGCCTCCTTCCAACCACGGTTGGCCAGCTCGACGATGTACGGCAGCGTCGCGTTGGTGAGCGCGTAGGTGGAGGTGTTCGGGACGGCGCCCGGCATGTTGGCCACGCAGTAGAAGACCGAGTTGTGGACCTGGAAGGTCGGCTCGGCGTGCGTGGTCGCCTTCGAGTCCTCGAAGCAGCCGCCCTGGTCGATCGCGATGTCGACGAGCACGGAGCCGGGCTTCATGCGGGAGACCAGCTCGTTGGTGACGAGCTTCGGGGCCTTGGCGCCCGGGATCAGCACCGCGCCGATCACCAGGTCGGCCTCGAGGACGGCCTTCTCCAGCTCGAAGGCGTTGGAGGCGATGGCCTTCACCTTGGTGCCGAAGACCCGGTCGGCCTCGCGCAGCTTGTTGATGTCGCGGTCGAGCAGGGTCACGTCGTAGCCCATGCCGATGGCGATGGTCGCCGCGTGCCAGCCGGAGACGCCGCCGCCGATGACGACGCACTTCGCCGGGTGGGTGCCGGGCACGCCGCCGGGGAGCACGCCGCGGCCGCCGGCCGGGCGCATCAGGTGGTACGAGCCGACCTGCGGGGCCAGCCGGCCCGCGACCTCGGACATCGGGGCGAGCAGCGGGAGGGCGCCGTTGGCGAGCTGCACGGTCTCGTAGGCGATCGCGGTGGTGCCGGAGGCGAGCAGCGCCTCGGTGCCGGCGCGGTCGGCCGCCAGGTGCAGGTAGGTGAAGACGGTCTGGCCCTTGCGGAGGCGGTGGTACTCCTCGGCGATGGGCTCCTTCACCTTCAGCAGGAGGTCTGCGGTCTCCCACACCTCGTCTGCCGTGGGGAGGATGGTGGCGCCGGCGGCCACGTACTCCTCGTTGGGGATCGAGGAGCCGAGACCGGCGTTGTCCTCGATGAAGACCTCGTGTCCGTTGCGGACGAGCTCATGCACGCCGGCGGGCGTGATGGCCACGCGGTACTCGTGGTTCTTGACCTCGCGGGGGATGCCGACCTTCACGGCTAAACACGTCCCTCTTGCCTGGGGGTCCCGGCCGGGGAAAGACCGGCGGGCGGCGCGCACGGGGAAGGCCTCCGGAGAGCACCGGGGCACGGATCGCTGCGCGACTGCTGTCGAGTGTAATGAAGCCCAGCGGATCCGTCAGCCTTCCAAACTGAATAAATCAGCTGGACTCATTGGCAGGTTCGTAGGCTTGCGCCGCGATCCTATGGCCAAAGGCCTCCGACTACCGCATATCAGACACTACTCCGCAATGGGGTGATTCCACTCGCCTGCCAGCTGCCGCTGGAGGCGGTCCAGGGCCTGTCCCACCAGGGCCGCACCGCGCTCGTCGCCGAGCCGGCGGAAGATCCCGAACGCCGCCCGGTACTCGCGCAGCGCCTCCTCGAAACGGCGCTGCGCGCTGTGCGCCTCGGCCACCCGGGCGAGCAGCCGGGCCTCGCCCGCGGCGTCGCCGGACTCCTGCCGCAGGGCCAGCGCGCGGCCGTACGAATCACCGGCGCGCACCGGATCGCCGAGCGCCCGGTAGGACCCGCCCGCGCTCTCCAATGCGCGGGCGCACCCGGCCTCGTCGCCCGCCGACCGGGCCCGGTCCAGCGCGGCCCGGTACCGTTCCGCGGCCTGCTCCCAGCGGCCCGCGGCGGCCTGCAGGTCACCGAGGTTGAGCAGCGCCGCGGCAGCCCGCCGGGGCTTCCCGGCCCGTTCGGCGACCTCCAGGACGAGCTCGTGCAACCGGTGCAGATCGGCGGGGACGGTGGCCGGGGTCAGCGGCAGCGCCCGCAGCAGGGCGGTCACCAGCCGACCCGCCGAACCGTCGAGGTCTCCCTGGCCGATGGCGTCGCCGACCGCGGTGAGCAGGTGCTCGCGCTCCTCGTCGAGCCAGCGGGCGGCCTGGTCGGCGGTCCGCAGCCGCAGCGGCCCGGGCAGCGGATCGGGGGCCGGGCCCGCCGCGGGAGCGAGCAGCGCCTGGGCCGAGTCGACCAGCCGGACGAGCCGCTCCAGCAGCCGGGCACGGGCGAGTTCGACCTCGGCGGGCCGGTCGGCCTCGGCGCGCAGTTCCACCAGCCTCGGGTACAGCCAGCCGGGGACGCGGTAGCGCGCGGTGCCGTCCGCGGCGGGCGGCTCGACGGCGAGGAGCTCGCGTTCGGCGAGGTCGGCGAGTAGGCCTGCCGCCTCCGGGGCCGGGCAGCCGACCAGGGCGGAGGCGGTGCGCAGGTCGGCGGCCTGCGCGGGGGCCAGGGTGAGCATGCGCAGCATCCGCGCCCGGGCCGGGGTGAGGGTGCGGTAGAGCAGTTCGAAGGCGCCGCCGGACGGGTCGCCCTCGGGGACGGGGACGGGGCCGTCCGCGGGCAGCAGGTCCCGGGCCCGACGCTCGCCGTCGCCGCCCTCGACACCCTTGCCGGTCCTTCCGCCCTTGCCGTTGGCGCCGCCCTTGCCGTTGGCGCCCCGCCTGCCCGCCGGGCCGTCGCCGGCGCTCTCGGGGGTGGACGGGGTGCGGCCGGTGGCGGCGGTGAGTTCGGCGGCCGCGTCGGTCACCGCGGCGCGGGCGTCGGCCCGCAGCCGGACGGCGGTGAGCCGCAGGGCGGCCGGGCGGCAGGCGCAGGCGTCGGCGAGGTCGGCGGCGCCGACCGGGTCGCAGCTGATCCGGGTGCCGCCGACCAGGTCGCCGAGCAGGCCGACGGCGGAGGCCTGGTCGAGCCCGCCCAGGATCACCGGGTCGACGTCCTCGATTCCGGTGAGCGGGCCGCCGGTGACGGCCAGCAGCAGCGTGCCGGGGCCTGCCTCGAGCAGCGGCCGCAGTTGGGCGGCGTCCTTGGTGTCGTCGAGCAGCAGCAGCACCCGGCGGTCGGCGAGAGCCGCGCACAGGGCGGCGCAGGCCGGGTCCTCGCCGTCCGGCCCGGCGGGCGGCAGCAGACCGGCTGGGACGGCGCCCAGCTGTTCCAGCAGCCGCCGGGCGGTGCGGCCGGGCGGGACGCGGCTGCCGTCGGGTGCGGTCAGCCGGGCGCAGAGGACGCCGTCGGGGTACCGGGCGGCCACCGAGCGGGCCCAGCGCAGGGCGAGCGCCGTCCGCCCGGAGCCGGGCCGGCCCGCGAGGACGACCAGCCGGGCCGCGGTGCCGTCCGGGCCGCCGGTCCGCCCGGCGGCGGCGGTCAGGGCGGCGAGCTCGGCGCGGCGGCCGGCGAAGGCGGCGGGCCCGGGGGGCAGGCCGTCCGCGGCCCCGGCCGCTCCGGGGCCGGCGGACCTCTCGTCGATGGTCGCCGTCTTCCTCGCCACCCGTGCCCACTCCTGTCGGTCGCCCGCGGCGGGCCCGTCGCGGGCCCTGGCGCGAAGCGTAGTTCGCGCAGCCGCCCCCGCCGAGGCCCCCCGCCCGGCCCGCCTCCCGGATCACCCCCGCGGGTCAAGCCCGCGGATCAGGCCCTCACGGGCCGGCTCCCCCTCAGTCCTGGCGGAAGGGCCGGGCCGGCCACGGGGAGTCGGCGGGGCGCAGCGAGTCCAGTCCGGCGCCGGTCAGGGCGGCGTGCAGGGCGAGGGTGCCGGTGATCAGGGTGGGGTTGTGCAGCCGGCCGGCCAGGACGAGCCCGATCAGCTCCTCCAGCGGCACCCGGGCGGTCTCGATCTCCAGTTCCTCGCCGTGCGCCTCGTAGCGGTCACCGTCGGCCTCCGAGAGATCGGTGGCGAGGAAGAGCCGCAGCGCCTCGTCGGTGCCGCCGGGCGAGGTGTAGAAGTCGACCAGCACCCGCCACTCGCCGGCCTTGCAGTGCGCCTCCTCGTAGAGCTCGCGCTGGGCGGCGTGCAGCGGGTTCTCCCCGGGCACGTCCAGCAGGCCGGCCGGCAGCTCCCAGAGCCGCTGGCGGACGGGGTGGCGGTACTGGCGCAGGATCAGCACGCGCTGCCGGTCGTCGACGGCGAGAACGGAGACCGAGCCCGGGTGGGTCTGGTAGTCGCGGCGCGCCCAGGAGCCGTCGGGCATCTGCACCTCCTCGGTGCGCACCCCGGTGACCCGACCCTTGAACGGGGTCTCGCCGGCCCGGACGGGCCACTGTTCGGCGGCGTCCCGGATCTGCTGCTGAAAGTCCATCGCACTCCCCTTTTCGTCAGTACGACACAATCTAACCCGACGCATGCTCAGCCTGCGGCCACAACCGTCCGCGAACAGCCGGACGGCGGCCGTGCGGGGGAATCCGCACGACCGCCGTCCGGTCACCGAGAGGACACCGCGGGTGTCCGCAGCGTCACTACGCCCCGGTCTTGATCTTGATGGCCGCGGCGACCAGGCCCGCGAACAGCGGGTGCGGGCGGGTCGGGCGGGACTTGAGCTCCGGGTGCGCCTGGGTGGCGACCAGGTAGGGGTGGACCTCGCGCGGGTACTCGACGTACTCGACCAGGTCGCCCTTGGGCGAGAGGCCGGAGAACTGCAGGCCGGTCTTCTCGAGGTCGGCGCGGAAGGCGTTGTTGACCTCGTAGCGGTGGCGGTGGCGCTCCTCGACGTACTGCTCGCCGTCGTAGACCTCGCGGACGATCGAGCCCTCGGCGAGCTTCGCCGGGTAGAGGCCGAGGCGCATGGTGCCGCCGAGGTCGCCCTTGCCGTCGACGATGGCGAGCTGCTCGGCCATGGTCGAGATGACCGGGTACTTGGCGGCCGGCTCGAACTCGGTGGAGTTCGCCTCGGGCAGGCCGGCCAGGTTGCGGGCGGCCTCGATGACCACGCACTGCAGGCCGAGGCAGAGGCCGAGCAGCGGCAGCTTGTTCTCGCGGGCGTAGGTGATCGCGGCGACCTTGCCGTCCACACCGCGGTCGCCGAAGCCGCCGGGGATGCAGACCGCGTCCACGTCGCCGAGCTGCTCGCGGGCGCCCTCGGGGGTGAGGCAGTCGTCCGAGGTGACCCACTTGATCTCGACGCGGGCGTTGTTGGCGAAGCCGCCGGCGCGCAGCGCCTCGGTCACCGACAGGTAGGCGTCGGGCAGGTCGATGTACTTGCCGACCAGGGCGACCTTGACGATGTGCTGCGGCTCGTGGACGCGGCGCAGCAGGTCGTCCCAGGTGGTCCAGTCGACGTCGCGGAACGGCAGGTCGAGGCGGCGCACCACGTAGGCGTCCAGGCCCTCGCCGTGCAGCACCTTCGGGATGTCGTAGATCGACTTGGCGTCGATGGCCGCGACCACGGCCTCCTCGTCCACGTCGCACATCAGCGAGATCTTGCGCTTGATGGCCTGCGGGACCTCGCGGTCGGCGCGCAGCACGATCGCGTCGGGCTGGATGCCGATGTTGCGCAGCGCGGCGACGGAGTGCTGGGTGGGCTTGGTCTTCAGCTCGCCCGAGGGGCCGATGTACGGCAGCAGGGAGACGTGCACGAAGAAGACGTTGTCCCGGCCGACCTCGTGGCGGACCTGGCGGACGGCCTCCAGGAAGGGCAGCGACTCGATGTCGCCGACGGTTCCGCCGACCTCGGTGATGACGACGTCGACGTCCTCGGTCGCCATCCGGCGGATCCGGGACTTGATCTCGTTGGTGATGTGCGGGATGACCTGGACGGTGTCGCCCAGGTACTCGCCGCGGCGCTCCTTGGCGATGACGGTCGAGTACACCTGGCCGGTGGTGACGTTCGCGGAGCCGTGCAGGTTGGTGTCGAGGAACCGCTCGTAGTGGCCGATGTCGAGGTCGGTCTCGGCACCGTCGTCGGTGACGAAGACCTCACCGTGCTGGAACGGGTTCATGGTGCCCGGGTCCACGTTGAGGTACGGGTCGAGCTTCTGCATCGTCACGCGCAGGCCGCGCGCCTTGAGCAGCGCGCCCAGGCTGGAGGCGGTGAGGCCCTTGCCGAGCGACGAGGCGACACCCCCGGTGACGAAGAGGTGCTTGGTCGTCACGGCGCGGCCTGCGGCCGACTTACCGGAATGGGGCTGTGCCAAGAGGGGGCTCCCGTGGGTCGCGGTGTCGAGGGTGACTCCCGGTGGCCGGACCCCCCGCTCGTCCGCTCGTCGACGCGACCTGGCGCCGGGGCACCGGCGGAGTCGTCGAATCGGCGGATCGGGGGTGGCCCTCAGCTGTGTGCTGCCCACCAGTCCACGGGATACCAGGGTATCAGCGCACCGGGCGGGACGCGGTCCCGGCCGGTGCGGCGCGCCCGCCGGAGGAGCTCCGCACCCGGTGGAAGGATCAGCTCCGGATGACTCGGAAGGATCACCG
This genomic window from Streptomyces sp. TLI_235 contains:
- a CDS encoding CTP synthase, with the protein product MAQPHSGKSAAGRAVTTKHLFVTGGVASSLGKGLTASSLGALLKARGLRVTMQKLDPYLNVDPGTMNPFQHGEVFVTDDGAETDLDIGHYERFLDTNLHGSANVTTGQVYSTVIAKERRGEYLGDTVQVIPHITNEIKSRIRRMATEDVDVVITEVGGTVGDIESLPFLEAVRQVRHEVGRDNVFFVHVSLLPYIGPSGELKTKPTQHSVAALRNIGIQPDAIVLRADREVPQAIKRKISLMCDVDEEAVVAAIDAKSIYDIPKVLHGEGLDAYVVRRLDLPFRDVDWTTWDDLLRRVHEPQHIVKVALVGKYIDLPDAYLSVTEALRAGGFANNARVEIKWVTSDDCLTPEGAREQLGDVDAVCIPGGFGDRGVDGKVAAITYARENKLPLLGLCLGLQCVVIEAARNLAGLPEANSTEFEPAAKYPVISTMAEQLAIVDGKGDLGGTMRLGLYPAKLAEGSIVREVYDGEQYVEERHRHRYEVNNAFRADLEKTGLQFSGLSPKGDLVEYVEYPREVHPYLVATQAHPELKSRPTRPHPLFAGLVAAAIKIKTGA
- a CDS encoding alanine dehydrogenase, yielding MRAARRSFPGRDPQARGTCLAVKVGIPREVKNHEYRVAITPAGVHELVRNGHEVFIEDNAGLGSSIPNEEYVAAGATILPTADEVWETADLLLKVKEPIAEEYHRLRKGQTVFTYLHLAADRAGTEALLASGTTAIAYETVQLANGALPLLAPMSEVAGRLAPQVGSYHLMRPAGGRGVLPGGVPGTHPAKCVVIGGGVSGWHAATIAIGMGYDVTLLDRDINKLREADRVFGTKVKAIASNAFELEKAVLEADLVIGAVLIPGAKAPKLVTNELVSRMKPGSVLVDIAIDQGGCFEDSKATTHAEPTFQVHNSVFYCVANMPGAVPNTSTYALTNATLPYIVELANRGWKEALRRDAALAKGLNVHEGQITYKAVADAFDLESVSLDSVLA
- a CDS encoding segregation and condensation protein B; amino-acid sequence: MNGEQPRPSRRTLGLPGQTRPDEWLEPAYGPEQPEHAADGAAPRAEAAPTGAQAAPAPGTGTAPGAGAAPAVEAAPERPYIPGPAAEPAADTSEPEPMPDPAPLPVPEPEPEPEPELPEEATGTGVPLRAALEAILMVVDEPATETHLAAVLERPRAEVAAALRELAAEYTAQGRGFDLRNVAGGWRFYTRADCAPAVDRYVLDGQQARLTQAALETLAVVAYRQPVSRSRVSAVRGVNCDGVMRTLVQRGLVEETGSEPETGAILYRTTNYFLERTGLRGLDELPELAPFLPEVDDVEAESLEGTMIAEAVAAARAADGENA
- a CDS encoding ADP-ribose pyrophosphatase; this translates as MDFQQQIRDAAEQWPVRAGETPFKGRVTGVRTEEVQMPDGSWARRDYQTHPGSVSVLAVDDRQRVLILRQYRHPVRQRLWELPAGLLDVPGENPLHAAQRELYEEAHCKAGEWRVLVDFYTSPGGTDEALRLFLATDLSEADGDRYEAHGEELEIETARVPLEELIGLVLAGRLHNPTLITGTLALHAALTGAGLDSLRPADSPWPARPFRQD
- a CDS encoding tetratricopeptide repeat protein, producing the protein MARKTATIDERSAGPGAAGAADGLPPGPAAFAGRRAELAALTAAAGRTGGPDGTAARLVVLAGRPGSGRTALALRWARSVAARYPDGVLCARLTAPDGSRVPPGRTARRLLEQLGAVPAGLLPPAGPDGEDPACAALCAALADRRVLLLLDDTKDAAQLRPLLEAGPGTLLLAVTGGPLTGIEDVDPVILGGLDQASAVGLLGDLVGGTRISCDPVGAADLADACACRPAALRLTAVRLRADARAAVTDAAAELTAATGRTPSTPESAGDGPAGRRGANGKGGANGKGGRTGKGVEGGDGERRARDLLPADGPVPVPEGDPSGGAFELLYRTLTPARARMLRMLTLAPAQAADLRTASALVGCPAPEAAGLLADLAERELLAVEPPAADGTARYRVPGWLYPRLVELRAEADRPAEVELARARLLERLVRLVDSAQALLAPAAGPAPDPLPGPLRLRTADQAARWLDEEREHLLTAVGDAIGQGDLDGSAGRLVTALLRALPLTPATVPADLHRLHELVLEVAERAGKPRRAAAALLNLGDLQAAAGRWEQAAERYRAALDRARSAGDEAGCARALESAGGSYRALGDPVRAGDSYGRALALRQESGDAAGEARLLARVAEAHSAQRRFEEALREYRAAFGIFRRLGDERGAALVGQALDRLQRQLAGEWNHPIAE
- a CDS encoding chromosome partitioning protein produces the protein MNESTFAPGGGQPGLAELAAGQPNDEYARPATVGTAEIGSVAVRTFEARQSSATTGVDYDAELGAYGLSYADLGYGPYEDPDAEYEPDPEYAATLAPDAARQRRERVGPTGRPLPYFPIPAPVAEHGPAQIIAMCNQKGGVGKTTSTINLGAALAEYGRRVLLVDFDPQGALSVGLGVNPMELDVTVYNLLMERGLTADEVLLKTAVPGMDLLPSNIDLSAAEVQLVSEVARESALARALKPLLPDYDYVIIDCQPSLGLLTVNALTAAHSVIVPLECEFFALRGVALLTETIEKVCERLNPDLRLDGILATMYDSRTVHSREVLARVVEAFGDHVFHTVIGRTVRFPETTVAGEPITTYATNSVGAAAYRQLAREVLDRCRPAE
- a CDS encoding condensin subunit ScpA; its protein translation is MTSVPEPPDPAAPAAPAHAGPGEERGGFRVRLDNFEGPFDLLLSLIAKHRLDVTEVALSRVTDEFAAHIRAMGPDWDLDAATEFLVVAATLLDLKAARLLPAAEIEDEEDLALLEARDLLFARLLQYRAYKQAAALFAERWAAEQLTRPRSVGLEPHHALLLPEVVITIGPEGLARLAARATAPKPKPVVYVDHIHTPPVSVREQAEVVVDRLTALGSATFGRLVEDADNTLVVVARFLALLELYREKVLDFEQPDALGELLVHWVADTGLRVEVTDEFDRPPGEGADGRGKDGERQ